Proteins co-encoded in one Xiphophorus couchianus chromosome 3, X_couchianus-1.0, whole genome shotgun sequence genomic window:
- the zp3d.2 gene encoding zona pellucida sperm-binding protein 3d.2 isoform X1, which produces MVLLLLLLLCARQTVQSPNRTALLQHTYLSLPMYLDWALPLIRKDFFSPARGSGQGGLPRPVRELLLPVWPRAGGPPSVSGAAVRTSCERNRMQLQVERSVLGSGEPGSHLKLGTCGVSRSTEDHLYFEYDLRMCGTKRTMINNRMVYFNMLHYDPLKPKGPIRRTVPFSVPVACSFNRFVYSYKVGYSPKVQVKKFLKKLKNVTKFVLTPRNAQWKELSGSDHFLLGEPVFFAAEAQSLSRDERLYVLSCYVTPEESPSSTPQFPVITNFGCMAESKNSRSRFIPHENDAVRFSVDSFVFKGETGRLYMHCSMLVSSSEPTPTAKSCNYDTKTRRWVELFGSNSVCDCCDSSCSSDESAETEVISSTSWILNEMEEKDEDIFDF; this is translated from the exons atggttctgctgctgctcctgctgctctgcGCCCGTCAGACGGTCCAGAGCCCGAACCGAACCGCCCTGCTGCAGCACACCTACCTCAGCCTGCCCATGTACCTGGACTGGGCCCTGCCGTTGATCCGGAAGGACTTCTTCTCCCCGGCCAGAGGCAGCGGGCAGGGCGGCTTGCCGCGGCCGGTCCgggagctgctgctgccggTGTGGCCCCGCGCCGGCGGCCCGCCCAGCGTGTCGGGGGCCGCCGTGAGGACTTCCTGTGAGCGCAACCGGATGCAGCTGCAGGTGGAGCGGAGCGTCCTGGGCTCCGGGGAACCGGGCTCTCACCTGAAGCTGGGGACCTGCGGGGTCAGCAGGTCCACTGAGGATCACCTCTACTTCGAATATGATTTGCGCATGTGCGGAACCAAGCGTACC ATGATCAATAATCGGATGGTTTACTTCAACATGCTGCATTATGACCCtctgaagccaaaaggaccaatCAGACGAACGGTGCCGTTCAGCGTGCCGGTGGCTTGTTCTTTTAACAG GTTTGTTTATTCGTATAAAGTTGGATACTCTCCTAAGGTGCAGGTGAAGAAGTTCCTGAAAAAATTGAAGAACGTGACTAAATTCGTTCTGACTCCAAGAAACG CCCAGTGGAAGGAGCTTTCCGGGTCGGATCACTTTCTCCTCGGTGAGCCCGTGTTCTTCGCCGCTGAGGCTCAGTCTTTGTCCAGAGATGAGCGACTCTACGTCCTGTCCTGCTACGTGACTCCAGAGGAGTCCCCCTCCTCCACGCCTCAGTTTCCAGTCATAACTAACTTTGG ATGTATGGCTGAGAGTAAGAACAGCCGCTCCAGATTCATCCCACACGAAAACGACGCCGTCAGGTTTTCTGTCGATTCCTTCGTCTTTAAGGGAGAGACGGGTCGG CTCTACATGCACTGCAGCATGTTGGTGAGCAGTTCAGAACCGACACCAACGGCAAAGTCCTGCAACTATGACACCAAAACCAGAAG GTGGGTAGAGCTGTTCGGGTCCAACTCTGTGTGCGACTGCTGTGattccagctgcagctcagatgaatctgcag agACTGAAGTCATCAGCAGCACGTCGTGGATCCTAAATGAAATGGAGGAGAAGGACGAGGACATCTTTGATTTTTGA
- the zp3d.2 gene encoding zona pellucida sperm-binding protein 3d.2 isoform X2, with the protein MVLLLLLLLCARQTVQSPNRTALLQHTYLSLPMYLDWALPLIRKDFFSPARGSGQGGLPRPVRELLLPVWPRAGGPPSVSGAAVRTSCERNRMQLQVERSVLGSGEPGSHLKLGTCGVSRSTEDHLYFEYDLRMCGTKRTMINNRMVYFNMLHYDPLKPKGPIRRTVPFSVPVACSFNRFVYSYKVGYSPKVQVKKFLKKLKNVTKFVLTPRNAQWKELSGSDHFLLGEPVFFAAEAQSLSRDERLYVLSCYVTPEESPSSTPQFPVITNFGCMAESKNSRSRFIPHENDAVRFSVDSFVFKGETGRLYMHCSMLVSSSEPTPTAKSCNYDTKTRRWVELFGSNSVCDCCDSSCSSDESADGFL; encoded by the exons atggttctgctgctgctcctgctgctctgcGCCCGTCAGACGGTCCAGAGCCCGAACCGAACCGCCCTGCTGCAGCACACCTACCTCAGCCTGCCCATGTACCTGGACTGGGCCCTGCCGTTGATCCGGAAGGACTTCTTCTCCCCGGCCAGAGGCAGCGGGCAGGGCGGCTTGCCGCGGCCGGTCCgggagctgctgctgccggTGTGGCCCCGCGCCGGCGGCCCGCCCAGCGTGTCGGGGGCCGCCGTGAGGACTTCCTGTGAGCGCAACCGGATGCAGCTGCAGGTGGAGCGGAGCGTCCTGGGCTCCGGGGAACCGGGCTCTCACCTGAAGCTGGGGACCTGCGGGGTCAGCAGGTCCACTGAGGATCACCTCTACTTCGAATATGATTTGCGCATGTGCGGAACCAAGCGTACC ATGATCAATAATCGGATGGTTTACTTCAACATGCTGCATTATGACCCtctgaagccaaaaggaccaatCAGACGAACGGTGCCGTTCAGCGTGCCGGTGGCTTGTTCTTTTAACAG GTTTGTTTATTCGTATAAAGTTGGATACTCTCCTAAGGTGCAGGTGAAGAAGTTCCTGAAAAAATTGAAGAACGTGACTAAATTCGTTCTGACTCCAAGAAACG CCCAGTGGAAGGAGCTTTCCGGGTCGGATCACTTTCTCCTCGGTGAGCCCGTGTTCTTCGCCGCTGAGGCTCAGTCTTTGTCCAGAGATGAGCGACTCTACGTCCTGTCCTGCTACGTGACTCCAGAGGAGTCCCCCTCCTCCACGCCTCAGTTTCCAGTCATAACTAACTTTGG ATGTATGGCTGAGAGTAAGAACAGCCGCTCCAGATTCATCCCACACGAAAACGACGCCGTCAGGTTTTCTGTCGATTCCTTCGTCTTTAAGGGAGAGACGGGTCGG CTCTACATGCACTGCAGCATGTTGGTGAGCAGTTCAGAACCGACACCAACGGCAAAGTCCTGCAACTATGACACCAAAACCAGAAG GTGGGTAGAGCTGTTCGGGTCCAACTCTGTGTGCGACTGCTGTGattccagctgcagctcagatgaatctgcag ACGGTTTTCTCTGA
- the LOC114139795 gene encoding lymphocyte antigen 6B-like, which produces MMPHLLLLLCFPPAVVSLFCYTCVFPAVSPLDCIRFPLKCPPGQLCLSSQAAGQKGDLRVVLYEKSCVLPALCGVTGEKYALGLNFTFINECCNTHLCNAAGPPAGPPFWTALLPLLALGSAR; this is translated from the exons ATGATGCCCCATCTTCTGCTTCTCCTGTGCTTCCCTCCAGCTGTGG TCTCCCTGTTCTGCTACACCTGCGTGTTTCCGGCCGTCTCTCCTCTGGACTGCATCCGCTTCCCGCTGAAGTGTCCGCCGGGGCAGCTGTGCCTGTCCAGCCAGGCCGCGGGGCAGAAAG GTGACCTGCGGGTGGTTCTGTACGAGAAGAGCTGCGTCCTGCCCGCGCTGTGCGGAGTCACCGGGGAGAAGTACGCTCTGGGTCTCAACTTCACCTTCATCAACGAATGCTGCAACACACACCTGTGCAACGCAGCCGGCCCCCCCGCCGGGCCCCCGTTCTGGACGGCCCTGCTGCCCCTGCTGGCTCTGGGCTCCGCTCGGTGA